Within Triticum dicoccoides isolate Atlit2015 ecotype Zavitan chromosome 1B, WEW_v2.0, whole genome shotgun sequence, the genomic segment CTCCAGAGTTTGGAACTACCTCTGTACCAAAATATAAAATGTTTTTGTAGGCTAAACTGATATGGAGGGAGTACGTCTTATTTTATTTTTGCAGACACATATTCTCCTATGCAATCATCATTTCTAGCACATTCCACATGATATTTTGTTTTAGGTAGTGGACGTTTCTTTTGCGTTTTTTCTAATCTTTTTGTTTGTTAATGAATCCTGTATGGATCACTATTCCACCCTGCTGATCTtgttcaaaaataataataatcaaaTCCACAAGTGGACACAATGAGCAGTAGGATATGCAATGAGTACTGGTTGCAAAGCGTTAGTTTTCTTTAGGATTCTACATTCATGGACTGCTGGTCTCTGTGATTCGTAAGAAAAGTGTAcgaaaaaacataggaataggattttttTCCACAAATTATCCATTTGATCCAAAGCACTGAACCACAGGAAAAGTCGAAAGATTTCTCTTTGGTTTGAGTTTTATAGGAAAACCGAAGGAATTTTACAATCCGGTGGAATTTCTTTTTTACATTCCTATGCACAAAGAACGAACAAAGGCCAAAAGTAGCATAATATTATCTTCATCTTACCTTTGCGTAAGTTGTAACCTTAGTTTGACCATAATTTTTAGGATTATTGTGTTTTTCCtattcctacgaatcaaacaaccaattaTGCACATTTATGCGCTTTCACAATCCTCTATTTTGCACATGTAACCAGATCCTATCCATGTGGGTTTTAAACCCTATGAGTCAAAGAGGCAGTAGAAAAAAACAGGTGAATGTAAAGGAATGTATCTCCGCCGATAGTAGGCTTCACATCCCAGCTTGCCAGGGATGAGGGCACAGTTTTTTCAGGTTCTACAGCTTACAAAATGGGATCTCTTTAGGCACAGTGAAATAAACATCTTCCAGCAGGTTTATCAAACATAAAATGCACCTCTACACAGCCAAAGGGAGCTTTCCGTGTTCCAGACAGATTTAGCTATGATACATTTAAATAGCAATTCCATTAAAAAGAGGTAGAACAATCACATGTTCTTTTCAGAACAAAATATTGTCAGGATAAAATGAATGGCATGTCATCCTGACTTCTTGCTGTGCAATTCACACTATTTCCTATCCCCAGGAAAATTCTTTACAAAAAGGAGATGATGTATGCCTGATAAATTACACAATATAATAGTTGTAAATAGGCAAACCAGCCAGCTGGAATAACATAGTCGTAGGATCATTCCAGAAAACACAATTTAGTACAGAGAAGCGTTATTCCTCCTAAAATAACATAATTTAATATGTGTGGAATGCAGTCTGAGCTCTGAAATCTTACAGATAATGAATAAAATACATGTGAGATTCCCGTTTTTCTATCCTGCCTCGCCATAAATGAGAAGAAAAGAAAAGCAAAAATAACCATCCTCTATTCGAAAATCTTCTCACCAGTTGAGAAGATCAAGAAAATGACTGAACTAAAAATACAGAGGTATGATGGAACAAAGAAGACTGTTTTCCAGGTTTCAGAGTTTGTTAGATCCATGTTAGAGGCCTTTGCAGCCTCCAGAATATTTCCTGTGAGGCCAACGCCAACTATCCCAGCCAAGGTCCCAGCTGTATTTGAAACCCCCATCACTATGCCGGcgaactttggagcaacatccatgTGATTCACCGCAAACCCTGCTCTTCCTAGAGCCAGAAAACCAAGGGATACAGATGAACAGATCACAGTCCCTGAGGGCGTACCGAAGGAAGGAAGAGCCATAAGTGCAACAGCCGAGACAACAAACCCAATGGTGTTAAGGAGTTTCCTTGTCTTGGTAACTGATAAGATCTTTTTTGTAATCAAGTGATCAGCAACCACTCCACCAATGTTGGAGAATATAAACATGTTGAAATAGGGTAGCATCTTTGACGATCCCATATCCTGGAGGCTGAGCTTAAGGGCTAGTTCGAAATAGGTAGGCAGCCAGTTCATGATAACATACAAGGCATAGTGGAAGGTGAAGTTGTTCACGACAATTGCCCAAACAGGTAGACTGAAGATAATTCTTCGCCATGGTATCTTTACAGTGCGAGGTGcaacaacccctgttgactgcgccTTAATCTTCTCCCGAGATGCTACTTTTGGCACTGCCACTTTTGGAAGGTCAGTGCGAGGTGGCTCACTGGAGAACTTCAACCATATTACAGACCATGCTACTCCAAGTACTGCTTCGACTAAACATACAGATTGGGGTCCCATGTGCTTCACCAGACTTGGGAAGAACAGCATGCCACAAGCTGCCCCGAGGTACATCCCTGAGGTTGTCAACGACACTGAGCGAGAGCGCTCCTGCGGTGGCACCCATTGTGCCAGGACTGTGTGAATGGCAGGAAATATGAAACCTTGTGCCACACCAACAAAAAGGCGAGAAAGGACCAGAATGACTACTCTGTTGGGGTCCAGTGGAATTAGACCGCATATCAAAGACCACAACAGAAATGACAGGAGCAGAACACGCCTCCCTCCCAATCTCTGAGCTGCCCATCCACCAGGAATTTGCGACAGAACATAACCATAATAGAACATGGAGAGTATCAGGCCCTTGTTTGCTTGATTCACGTTGATTGCATCAGCTGCTACGGTGTACGCAATCGAGAAACCCACACGCTCAATGTAACAGACATTTGTGCAGATGAATGTCAGCAACACTATGACATAACGCTTTGGGACCTTCATTCTCGGCATCACTAATTAATTGGAGATTGAACCTCAAAGTGTTGCAGCAGTCTTAATCAGGCCGCCACTTGCTGACCTCCCACGAATATTTACCAGGGTTTACCATAAACCTGTCTTTCTTCCTTCCATCTCCAGGGATGCTAAGATCTGAAACAGACAAAATACTGATCATTCACCGGTATAAAACAATATGGGGCTTCTTCAGATGTGCTTCATATATCCATAGCAGTTTACTGATCTCATGAGCAATTTAACACAGGCAAAGCACTATATGCTGCACAATAACTCAAGCTACCTGCTCAATGGAGATGGAAAGACCAACATCGCTCAGTTAGATGAATCGGGTCTTGAACTATGCGTACCATTATGCAATGTGCGAAAAGGTTTCAAATCCTACATTATCATCAACTATGGTTGAAATGCAAACTGCGATTTGCAGGACATGTGGTTTCGACTGACACAGCCTTCACATCCCAAGAACTAACTACACATTGGCAAAAATTCAAGAGATCCGAGTATGCAGGCCCAAGTAGGTCGGTTCGAAATTTCCCCACCTCTGACACAGATTCGCATCTAAAAAGATCCCAACTTGTGAGACCTTAACCGAAAACTTGCAGCATTCACCACCAACCTCCGGCGCCGCACCTGATCGCCCAGAGATCTGATACTCGAAGCCCCAAATCCTAACCAAAATTCGTCACACTCTCCCGCAGAACAAGCGAGAGGGAggagaaaaagggggagaaagcgtcGGAAGCGGGAAGCGGACATCTACCTCGAGATCCCGTAGTCGTGTGGCGCCGCCTTCTGTGGGGGCTGCTGTGCCCGGCCTCGCACTTGCCGTCGCGGGCGGCGACGGACGGGCgggcggcggaggtggaggcgggccGCGTCGGTGAGTGCGatgccctgctgctgctgctgggctcgGCTGGGGCGGTGTGGCGTGGTGCGTTCAGTTTGGAGTCTCGTTTAACTTAACCGCGCGGAGGAGTGGAAATAGGAAAAAAGGGAGGAGGGTAGATCGAGAATGAGAGAGGTCAACTGTTCATCGGCACCATTTTTCCCCCTCTCGCCTGCGGGAAGCACGTGCGTTTTGGTTTAACCGGGCATGTTAGTTGGGGAGATTAATCGAAGTAGGAGAGAATATCACATGCAAAAGTTTCGTTGAAAACCTTGTGGAAACGATGTTTTAAACTTCAGGAAAAATCCCCAAAAATGCGAGATGTTAAAAGTGTGATGTCTGTTAGCATGTGAAATTTCCAAACAGATTACAAAATCAACATTGAATAGTGTCGAATGGAAAATGTTACTGAATTTGTtcttttcatggcttgttattggtAATGTGTTTGAACCTGGAATTTCGCATGGCATTGGAACACCACCCTCTTGACATCCTGTATTTTTTTAGATTGCTTTCGAAACTTTCAAACGTGATTTTCACAAATTTTCCCTTGAAACTTGATTTTCATGTGATATTATCTCATCAAAGTAgtagagtatgcgatggtgatggtACATCGTTGTCGTAATAATTTGAtatttcgtttttcagctcttagtCGCACAGAAATTACACGCAGATGTCATCGGGTGTACCTCACAATGTTTTTTGCATTgtggttttctttctttttggtctcCCCCACCCAATCTTGATCTAGATGAGGGGTTGCCACCCATCATGTTTCTTATCGCCAGTTGTGGATGAGAGATGGAGGTAGAGAGCAAAGAGGAGCACCACGGTGCTCACGGTCGTGGGAGAGATTGTTAGGAGTGTCTCCTTTTGCGCGCCCTGAACGTCGTGGGTGTGATGACATGGCCGTTGCCGCCATCGGTGATGACCCATTCCACACATCGGATTGAtctgaaaatttacgaagaatttttgtggaatatataaaaaataccagtGGAAAATATACGAGCGGGGGACCACACAGGAGCCACAAGCTCAGGCGGTGCGCCTAGCGAGCTTGTGGCCCCCTGGACCTCCGGCAAACCCtaaatccaactccatatatacctattcgCGGAGGAAAAAACAgacagaaggattcatcgcgttttacgatacagagccaccgccacctcatgttcttcatcggggaACTCCGGAGGGTGGAATCCGTcggcgttgtcatcatcaaccttcgtcCATCACCATTTTCATGATGCCCACCACCGGGAGTGAGcaattcctttgtaggcttgctggacggtgatgggttggatgagatttatcatgtaatcgagttagttttgttagggcttgatgcctagtatccattatgttctgggattgatgttgctatgactttgctatgcttaatgcttgtcactagggcccgagtgtcatgatttcagatctgaacctattatgttttcatgaatatatttgagttcttgatcctatcttgcaagttatacacacctactacgtgttatgatccgcatacccaaggtgacaataattgggattctttccggtgattcccgttatttgaggagttcatgtatttactaaatgctaatgctttgttctggttctctattaaaaggaggccttaatatcccttagttttcttatggaccccactgccacgggagggtaggacaaaatatatcatgcaagttctttttcataaccacgtatgactatatacggaatacatgcctatattgtaTTGATGAATTTGAGCTAGTTGAGCATCGCTCTAGGTTataactgctatatgatgaatattatccaacacaattatccatcgatgatccaatgcctacgagtttttcacatattgatctttgctaagttactttcattgtgttgttgttacaatcactacaaagttgttactgttactattgtcactgttaccgttacttccatactactttgctactaaatactttattgcagatattaagtctttcaggtgtggttgaattgacaactcaactgctaatactcgtgaatattctttggctcctgctacatcttgagcttgcattgatttttcccttgaagaggaaagggtgatgcaacaaagtagagataagtatttctctcagttaagaaccaaggtatcaatccagtaggaggcacacacaagtctccaatctatgcgcatgcacaaactaacaaacacttgcacacaacacgaaaaaggggttgtcaatcccttcacgaccacgaacaagagtgagatctaatagagataggtataaaagataaataaaagagcaaactaaagtaaatataaataaattgcaacaaggtatttttgggtcttttggtttatagatctgaaaatatattatggaaaatagacccggggggcataggtttcactagaggcttctctcttgaaagaaaacatacagtgggtaaacaaattgctgttgagcaattgatagaagagcgcaaagttatgacgatatctaaggcaatgctcatgaatataggcatcacgtccatgacaagtagactgactcttgcctgcatctactattgttactccacacatcgaccgctatccagcatgcatctagagtattaagttcataagaacggagtaacgccttaagtaagatgacatgatgtagagggataaactcaagcaatatgatgaaaaccccatctttttatccttgatggcaacaatacattacgtacctcgctacccctactatgtcactaggtgaggtcaccgcaaggttgaacccaaaactaagcacatctctcattgcaagaaaaccccaatctagttggccaaaccaaaccgatagttcgaagagaaatacaaagatatcttaatcatgcataaaagagtttagagaagactcaaataatattcatagataatctgatcgtaaatccacaattcatcgaatctcaacaaacgcaccacaaaagagtattacatcggatagaactccaagaacatcgaggagaacattgtatcgaagatcaaagagagagaagaagtcatctagctactagctatggacccataggtcagtggtaaactactcatgcttcatcaaaagggtagcaaggttgatgtagaggccctccatgatcgaatcccctccggcagggtgtcgaaaaaggccccaagacggTGTCCGATATTTCGAGGACGTCACCACCCCCCTCGACCATGACGTGGATGGCAATGGCAGTGAAGCACACATCCACGGTGCTTGCGGTGGAACTGCAGCCATGGTGGGCCTTGCTCTGGATCGCATGCTGCAGACTCCATGCGGCCACCAACACCTCGTGAAGGGTCGTCCTTGCCTCCTCAAGCTCAAGCCTCACAAGCCCCTCACAACTTCCTCCAAGCCCTCGTCGGCGGTCCGCTACTGCCACCTATTGCGGCCCCTGTTGACGCGCTCGAGCTGTCCGGCGACAGTGAGGGCATTGAGGACGCCGCCCAAGACACTGACCTCACCTGCACCCTCATGCCATCGGTGGATGTCTCCAACTCTTTCTCCGCGATTTCTTTGGATGGtgctgagtgatacgtctccatcgtgtctacttttccaaacacttttacccttgttttggactctaacttgcatgatttgaatggaactaacccgtactgacgctgttttcagcagaattgccatggtgttatttttgtgcagaaataaaagttctcggaatgacctgaaactccacggagattatttttggaattaataaaaaatactagcaaaagaatcaaggccaggggccccacaccctatccacgagtgtggggggcgcgcctaccccccctgggcgcacgcccctgtctcgtgggccccctggtgctccaccgacctcaactccaactctatatattcatgttcggggagaaaaaaaatcagggagaaggattcatcgcgttttacgatatggagccgccgccaagccctaacctctctcgggagggctgatctggagtccgttcggggctccggagaggggaatccgtcgccgtcgtcatcattaaccatcctccatcaccaatttcatgatgctcaccgccgtgcgtgagtaattccatcgtaggcttgctggacggtgatgggttggatgagatttaccatgtattcaagttagttttgttagggtttaatccctagtatccattatgttctaagattgatgttgttatgactttgctatgcttaatgcttgtcatagggcccgagtgccatgatttcagatctgaacctattatgttttcatggatatatgtgagttcttgatcctatcttgcaagtctatagtcacctactatgtgttatgatccggcaaccccgaagtgacaataaccgggaccactcccggtgatgaccgtagtttgaagagttcatgtattcattaagtgttaatgctttggtccggtactctattaaaatgaggccttaatatcccttagtttccaataggaccccgctgtcacgggagggtaggacaaaagatgtcatgcaagttcttttccataagcacgaaatgcatgcctacattacattgatgaactggagctagttctgtgtcaccctatgttataactattgcatgaggaatcacatccgacataattatccatcactgatccaatgcctacgagcttttcacatattgatctttccttagttactttaccattgccactgttacaattattacaaaactgctactgttacttttgccactgttattgttacttccatactactttgctactaaatactttgctgcagatattaagttatccaggtgtggttgaattgacaactcaactgctaatacttgagaatattctttggctccccttgtgtcgaatcaataaatttgggttgaatactctaccctcgaaagctgttgtgaccccctatacttgtgggttatcaagactattttttggtgttgttgccagggagcatagctctattctttgactcacttgggatttatatctgctaatcactatgaggaacttgaaagacgagaaaaccaagatttatctctcaactacaaggggaggtaaggaactgccatctagctctgcacttgattcaccttcagttttgagtaagcttgcgacacctaaacctgcttctactattaattctgatatgtcgcatgttattgatgatgccacttctgctatgcatgacacttatgatgaaactacttctatgcttgataatactgtgccattaggtgaatttcttgatgaacaacttgctagggctagagagaatgaaattattgaaactgataatactaatgaaagtgatgatgaagattctcaccctatatatgaattgcctgttgtgcctgagggttatgttatggatgaagaaactgctagagattttcttgcttgcaatgatagacctaatcttaagaaattattagctaagctaaaagaaaagtctctgaatgctagaatgaaatatgaccctgcttttgctacttcacctatctggtgttactaataaggattatgatttctctatcgatcttgagataattactttggttgaatctgatcctttttatggctatgaatctgaaactgttgtggcacatcttactaagttaaatgatatagccaccctattcactaatgatgagaaaacttgctactactatatccttaagctatttccattctcattaaagggtgatgctaaaacatggtttaattctcttgatcctggttgtgtgcgtagtccccaggatatgatttactatttctctgctaaatatttccctgctcataagaaacaagcttctttaagggaaatatataatttcgtgcaatttgaagaagagagtctcccacaagcttgggggaggcttctctgattacttaatgctttgcctgatcatcctctcaagaaaaatgaaatacttgatatcttttataatggactaactgatgcttccagagaccacctagatagttgtgctggttgtgttttcagggaaagaactgttgatcaagctgaattgttattgaataatatgttgactaatgaaaacaattggacacttcctgaaccaactcctaagctaacctcgaagaaaaagggtattctatttctcagtccgaagatatgcaagaggcaaagaaatctataaaagaaaagggtattaaagctgaagatgttaagaatttacctcttgttgaagaaatacatggccttgatataccacctattgaggaaatacatggtcttgataacccaacacaggtagtaaaggtaaattctctctatagatatgataaagttgaaatcctgtctactaagtttgctagacaatgcttggatgagtttgatgactttatggctaaacaagaaaacttcaatgcttatgttggtagataattgaaaagaaatgcttatatgattgaacacttgagtgattatatgtctagagttaaaggtgaacttaaacttattagtaaacatgcttctattgttaccactcaagtagaacaagtgcttaaagctcaaaatgatttcctcagtgaattaaataataagaagaatgataatgttgttaaagttatgactagagggggtaaaatgactcaggaacctttgtatcctgagggccaccctaagagaattgagcaagattctcagagaactaatgttgatgcacctagtccttctaaaaagaagaaaaagaaaaatgataggactttgcatgcttctagtgaacctgttgtagacacacctgagaatcccaatgatatttctatttctgatgctgaaacacaatctggtgatgaacatgaccctagtgataatgttagtgatgatgttcatattgatgctcaacctagcaataacaatgatgtagagattgaacgtgctgttaatcttgataacccacaatcaaagaatcaacattatgataagagggactttgttgctaggaagcacggtaaagaaagagaaccatgggttcagaaacccatgccttttcctcctaaaccatccaagaaaaaggatgatgaggattttgagcgctttgctgaaatgattagacctatctttttacgtatgcgttttactgatatgcttaaaatgaatccttatgctaagtacatgaaagatattgttacaaataaaagaaatataccggaagctgaaatttccaccatgcttgctaattatacttttaagagtggaatacctaagaaacttggagatccaggagtaccaactataccatgctccattaaaagaaactatgttaactgctttatgtgatcttggagccagtgttagtgttatgcctctctctttatatcgtagacttgatttgaataagttgacacctaatgaaatatctttgcaaatggctgataaatcaactgctatacatgtcggtatttgtgaggatgtgcctgttgtggttgcaaatgttactattttaacggactttgttattcttgatattcccgaggatgatagtatgtcgattatccttggtagaccctttttgaatactacaggggctgttattgattgcaacaaaggcaatatcactttttatgttaatggtaatgagcctacggtacactttccgaggaaacaacctcaagttcacagtatcaactctattggaaaaattccatcgattattattggaggttttgaatttcctcttcctactgccaagaagaaatttgatattcttattattggggacgtgcatatccccgttgacgtaacttagtgctattcaaaaattctccgatttcatgcgattcagaatgagtttgttaacaagacttgaccaaccttgttagtggattccttttgatgagcatgagatggatgaagttagaaagcacaaccttctgtaccatctttttactttctgttatttagattaaataaagcaaaaatagtattttctgtctgttttccgaattatacttgcaataaaaaatatcccgaaaataaaagttctccaaatgccctgaaaatgaaatatattttttctagaatatttgagaatatctggctctgagaacacatcagggctagcaaccacctggccacgagggtccagggcgcgccccctgcctcgtgggcctctagtggccccctccacttattcctgcacccacacgcttcttcttcctcccaaaaaaataacCAACCAGCTCaaacacgagttctagctcatcttgctgccattttcgatctccttgctcaaagctccactcacaaaactgctttggaggattgtcctttggtatgtgactcctccaatggttcaattagtttttgttctagtgctttattcattgcaaatttttactgcctaggtgaccctgttcttgagcttgaatgtcaaatttatttggtcccaagtaattccaatgcatgatatagtctctaggcacttgtgggagtagttgctatcaattttgttgagttaggttcacttttattttgagttactaaaattttcagaaatttttcagaggaagaaatatgttttggAAAATGTACCCAggaggtccttcaaggaagcaaggacccatgaccgcaatacgtgagccggacgatgaaccaccgagggaagctcaagtgcgtccATGTGAATGGCGATCAGAAAATTTTATGGcccaagcaggaattaaggaggaacttgacgcatatttgcgtaatgatGAACTCGAGGGCTTCATGCTAGATAAGTGCCCTCAGTATTACCACTTAACTAATTCCTTTATGAGAAGGTTCAAATTtatatcttcacgcaattctcacactgtcctatttgatatttacaataaatcttataccatggacttagaatattttaatactgcttgtaaactcccgcattggtgtagtgctagtgaacctcgcaaatctgaatttaaagattttgttgctagtatcactgtgggggaatctagagaaataacacaagctaccatagggagcattcattttcctgctatacattatttttctctctttataggtagatgcataaatagcaaggatgaggcatgtcacatgtgtgttctagatcttagtgttctcaagaatgCTAtgctaggagataaacaatataacttggggggcattgttgcacgtaggt encodes:
- the LOC119309569 gene encoding probable anion transporter 7, whose translation is MVNPVMPRMKVPKRYVIVLLTFICTNVCYIERVGFSIAYTVAADAINVNQANKGLILSMFYYGYVLSQIPGGWAAQRLGGRRVLLLSFLLWSLICGLIPLDPNRVVILVLSRLFVGVAQGFIFPAIHTVLAQWVPPQERSRSVSLTTSGMYLGAACGMLFFPSLVKHMGPQSVCLVEAVLGVAWSVIWLKFSSEPPRTDLPKVAVPKVASREKIKAQSTGVVAPRTVKIPWRRIIFSLPVWAIVVNNFTFHYALYVIMNWLPTYFELALKLSLQDMGSSKMLPYFNMFIFSNIGGVVADHLITKKILSVTKTRKLLNTIGFVVSAVALMALPSFGTPSGTVICSSVSLGFLALGRAGFAVNHMDVAPKFAGIVMGVSNTAGTLAGIVGVGLTGNILEAAKASNMDLTNSETWKTVFFVPSYLCIFSSVIFLIFSTGEKIFE